In Mercurialis annua linkage group LG6, ddMerAnnu1.2, whole genome shotgun sequence, the following are encoded in one genomic region:
- the LOC126686868 gene encoding uncharacterized protein LOC126686868 isoform X1 has product MMENGGYEGKLLVNKMSGLSLGDSAENSNNGSTSGAAVTNNNNNNNNDSLFQVMKAVEAAEATIRQQVEENTRLRTELQRKVQELEKYQKIDGSEDQRSHPPNERGRGPYKVRQSASSVGDLEDKVTSISTTAAVDPPSSLVLHQDSRYNNEDPSIKSRMESHSISSKINGTLKVLPGSQTPVDTAGFSQFSSPSTTSLSPRRYHSEGDDSQLNLSGHGLMQMAEVNNSSGLWKQDFSLKIRDHEEEILQLRKHLADYSVKESQIRNEKSVLEKRIAYMRLAFDQQQQDLVDAASKALSYRQDIIEENIRLTYELQAAQQERSTFVSSLLPLLAEYSLQPPVPDAQSIVSNVRVLFRHLQEKLLQTESKLKESQYQLAPWRSDVNQSNAASQSPSHSTGVELNKNGLELVSQPTYAHGNIPMASPDTQTTEWDLLSHHQRRMGSASANNMEADDVGRHSPLASRNPVVHDAPGQFAGSGADAHVHYGEETSSKQVKFRDPVSNNEIDDLDGDGQQNEREPSANWGITPLDDTSSSYTPYLPPVLEETPSSFSEGEDPLPAIQDLQISGEAFPGRELKACGYSIHGTTSCNFEWVRHLEDGSVEYIDGAKQPNYLVTADDVNTHLAIEVQPLDDRKRKGELVKVFANEHRKIVCDPEMQTHIERTLYSGHISYRVSLSSGYISIWEPATLTIKRDGYSIKCSGSSGVVANEKFSPNTIVSIPYAQPTELIVTSSNSVQHLLRAEDHSMDISCSRDTIVITLRLFIIRAIERRKGKKKSLFFHK; this is encoded by the exons ATGATGGAGAACGGTGGCTATGAAGGCAAATTATTGGTGAATAAGATGTCCGGATTATCTTTGGGTGATTCAGCTGAAAATAGCAACAACGGAAGCACTTCCGGTGCTGCTGTTACGAAcaataacaataacaataataatgatAGCTTGTTTCAGGTTATGAAAGCTGTAGAAGCTGCCGAGGCGACAATTCGACAACAG GTAGAAGAGAACACCCGATTAAGGACTGAACTACAGAGGAAAGTTCAGGAACTTGAAAAATAT CAGAAAATAGATGGATCAGAGGACCAAAGATCTCATCCTCCGAATGAGCGGGGTCGTGGTCCTTACAAAGTTCGTCAATCAGCTTCTTCTGTTGGTGACCTTGAAGATAAAGTTACAAGCATCAGCACTACTGCTGCTGTAGATCCACCCAGTTCACTCGTTCTCCACCAAGATTCGAGGTATAATAATGAGGATCCTTCCATAAAGAGTCGCATGGAAAGCCACTCTATCAGCAGCAAGATAAACGGGACATTGAAGGTACTTCCTGGATCACAGACACCTGTAGATACTGCCGGTTTCTCTCAGTTCTCTTCACCATCTACAACATCGCTCTCTCCAAGGAG GTATCATAGTGAAGGAGATGATTCACAACTCAATTTGTCTGGACATGGGCTAATGCAAATGGCTGAAGTAAATAACTCGAGTGGCCTTTGGAAACAG GATTTTAGTCTCAAGATTAGGGATCATGAAGAAGAGATTTTGCAGTTACGGAAACATCTTGCTGACTATTCTGTGAAG GAATCACAAATACGCAACGAAAAATCTGTCCTCGAAAAGCGCATTGCTTATATGCGTCTG GCCTTTGATCAGCAGCAGCAGGACCTTGTAGATGCTGCATCAAAAGCGCTCTCATATAGACAAGACATAATTGAAGAAAATATTCGTTTGACATATGAATTGCAG GCTGCGCAGCAAGAAAGATCAACATTTGTGTCATCTTTGCTGCCTCTTCTTGCCGAGTATTCTTTGCAGCCACCAGTTCCAGACGCTCAGTCGATTGTTAGCAATGTTAGG GTTCTATTCAGACATCTCCAAGAGAAGCTCCTTCAAACTGAG TCTAAACTCAAGGAATCCCAGTATCAATTGGCGCCTTGGCGTTCAGATGTGAATCAATCAAATGCTGCGTCTCAGTCACCTTCTCATTCCACTGGTGTAGAATTG AACAAAAATGGACTTGAATTGGTGTCACAGCCAACGTATGCCCATGGAAATATTCCAATGGCTTCTCCTGACACGCAGACAACTGAATGGGATTTACTGAGTCATCATCAGAGGCGTATGGGTAGTGCTAGTGCAAATAATATGGAAGCAGATGATGTGGGGAGACATTCACCTCTTGCAAGCAG GAACCCTGTGGTTCATGATGCACCGGGACAGTTTGCAGGTTCCGGGGCTGATGCACATGTACATTATGGCGAAGAAACCTCTAGTAAACAAGTCAAATTCCGTGACCCTGTTAGCAACAATGAAATCGATGATCTGGATGGAGATGGACAACAAAATGAGAGAGAACCTTCTGCTAACTGGGGAATCACTCCCCTTGATGATACTAGCTCTTCTTATACACCTTACCTACCGCCTGTTCTTGAAGAAACACCTTCTTCCTTTTCAGAGG GGGAGGATCCATTGCCAGCAATTCAGGATCTGCAAATATCAGGCGAAGCATTTCCTGGACGAGAACTCAAGGCATGTGGGTACTCTATCCATGGAACAACCAGTTGTAATTTTGAG TGGGTACGGCATTTGGAAGATGGATCTGTTGAATATATTGATG GGGCAAAACAACCAAATTATCTTGTCACTGCTGATGATGTTAATACTCACCTTGCTATAGAAGTCCAGCCTCTAGATGACAGGAAGCGcaag GGAGAGCTTGTAAAGGTGTTTGCAAATGAGCACAGAAAAATAGTTTGTG ATCCTGAAATGCAGACCCATATTGAGAGAACTCTTTATAGTGGTCATATTTCGTATAGAGTATCCTTATCG TCCGGATATATTAGCATATGGGAACCAGCTACTTTAACAATTAAGCGAGACGGTTACAGTATCAAGTGCAGTGGATCCAGTGGTGTTGTAGCCAATGAGAAGTTTTCTCCAAACACAATT GTTTCAATCCCATATGCACAGCCTACAGAACTTATCGTTACCAGTTCTAATAGTGTTCAGCATCTCTTACGTGCTGAAGATCACTCAATGGATATCAGCTG TTCAAGAGACACCATTGTGATCACCTTGAGATTGTTTATCATAAGG GCTATTGAAAGAAGGAAAGGAAAGAAAAAGAGTCTATTCTTTCACAAGTGA
- the LOC126685805 gene encoding uncharacterized protein LOC126685805: protein MAHVQHSRNALRRIISIQEAANTVNNSSASSLHHPLHHACQGVRYRKLDVILTTNIEKLGKAGQTVKVAPGYFRNHLMPKLLAVPNIDKFAFLIREQRKIYQHEEEEEVKVVKETVEDTMKEYETAAKRLMNSQLTIRAGINSEKFRARATKDDPIETRSPITADDIVKEVARQLNVALEVENVRLPSPLTTFGEHNVQLNFPKSIPLPEGKFSWSLKIKIRGK, encoded by the exons ATGGCGCATGTTCAACATAGCAGAAATGCGTTACGCCGTATAATTAGCATTCAAGAAGCTGCTAATACTGTCAATAACAGCTCCGCTTCTTCCTTACACCATCCGCTTCACCATGCTTGTCAAGGCGTTCGCTATAGAAAGCTAGACGTTATTCTCACAACT AACATTGAGAAGCTTGGAAAAGCTGGCCAGACAGTGAAGGTTGCGCCTGGCTATTTTCGTAACCACCTGATGCCCAAATTGCTCGCCGTCCCGAACATTGACAAGTTTGCTTTTCTCATCAGGGAACAGCGAAAG ATTTATCAACATGAGGAAGAGGAAGAGGTTAAAGTAGTTAAAGAGACTGTAGAAGATACAATGAAGGAATATGAGACAGCAGCAAAACGCCTAATGAATTCCCAGCTG ACAATTAGAGCAGGGATCAATTCTGAAAAATTCCGTGCTCGTGCAACGAAAGATGACCCCATAGAAACTCGATCACCGATAACAGCGGATGATATTGTGAAAGAG GTGGCAAGGCAGCTTAATGTGGCACTGGAGGTAGAGAATGTTCGTTTGCCATCACCTTTGACCACTTTTGGAGAACACAACGTACAATTAAACTTTCCGAAATCTATTCCTTTGCCGGAAGGAAAATTTAGCTGGtctcttaaaattaaaatccgGGGTAAATAA
- the LOC126686868 gene encoding uncharacterized protein LOC126686868 isoform X2, producing the protein MMENGGYEGKLLVNKMSGLSLGDSAENSNNGSTSGAAVTNNNNNNNNDSLFQVMKAVEAAEATIRQQVEENTRLRTELQRKVQELEKYKIDGSEDQRSHPPNERGRGPYKVRQSASSVGDLEDKVTSISTTAAVDPPSSLVLHQDSRYNNEDPSIKSRMESHSISSKINGTLKVLPGSQTPVDTAGFSQFSSPSTTSLSPRRYHSEGDDSQLNLSGHGLMQMAEVNNSSGLWKQDFSLKIRDHEEEILQLRKHLADYSVKESQIRNEKSVLEKRIAYMRLAFDQQQQDLVDAASKALSYRQDIIEENIRLTYELQAAQQERSTFVSSLLPLLAEYSLQPPVPDAQSIVSNVRVLFRHLQEKLLQTESKLKESQYQLAPWRSDVNQSNAASQSPSHSTGVELNKNGLELVSQPTYAHGNIPMASPDTQTTEWDLLSHHQRRMGSASANNMEADDVGRHSPLASRNPVVHDAPGQFAGSGADAHVHYGEETSSKQVKFRDPVSNNEIDDLDGDGQQNEREPSANWGITPLDDTSSSYTPYLPPVLEETPSSFSEGEDPLPAIQDLQISGEAFPGRELKACGYSIHGTTSCNFEWVRHLEDGSVEYIDGAKQPNYLVTADDVNTHLAIEVQPLDDRKRKGELVKVFANEHRKIVCDPEMQTHIERTLYSGHISYRVSLSSGYISIWEPATLTIKRDGYSIKCSGSSGVVANEKFSPNTIVSIPYAQPTELIVTSSNSVQHLLRAEDHSMDISCSRDTIVITLRLFIIRAIERRKGKKKSLFFHK; encoded by the exons ATGATGGAGAACGGTGGCTATGAAGGCAAATTATTGGTGAATAAGATGTCCGGATTATCTTTGGGTGATTCAGCTGAAAATAGCAACAACGGAAGCACTTCCGGTGCTGCTGTTACGAAcaataacaataacaataataatgatAGCTTGTTTCAGGTTATGAAAGCTGTAGAAGCTGCCGAGGCGACAATTCGACAACAG GTAGAAGAGAACACCCGATTAAGGACTGAACTACAGAGGAAAGTTCAGGAACTTGAAAAATAT AAAATAGATGGATCAGAGGACCAAAGATCTCATCCTCCGAATGAGCGGGGTCGTGGTCCTTACAAAGTTCGTCAATCAGCTTCTTCTGTTGGTGACCTTGAAGATAAAGTTACAAGCATCAGCACTACTGCTGCTGTAGATCCACCCAGTTCACTCGTTCTCCACCAAGATTCGAGGTATAATAATGAGGATCCTTCCATAAAGAGTCGCATGGAAAGCCACTCTATCAGCAGCAAGATAAACGGGACATTGAAGGTACTTCCTGGATCACAGACACCTGTAGATACTGCCGGTTTCTCTCAGTTCTCTTCACCATCTACAACATCGCTCTCTCCAAGGAG GTATCATAGTGAAGGAGATGATTCACAACTCAATTTGTCTGGACATGGGCTAATGCAAATGGCTGAAGTAAATAACTCGAGTGGCCTTTGGAAACAG GATTTTAGTCTCAAGATTAGGGATCATGAAGAAGAGATTTTGCAGTTACGGAAACATCTTGCTGACTATTCTGTGAAG GAATCACAAATACGCAACGAAAAATCTGTCCTCGAAAAGCGCATTGCTTATATGCGTCTG GCCTTTGATCAGCAGCAGCAGGACCTTGTAGATGCTGCATCAAAAGCGCTCTCATATAGACAAGACATAATTGAAGAAAATATTCGTTTGACATATGAATTGCAG GCTGCGCAGCAAGAAAGATCAACATTTGTGTCATCTTTGCTGCCTCTTCTTGCCGAGTATTCTTTGCAGCCACCAGTTCCAGACGCTCAGTCGATTGTTAGCAATGTTAGG GTTCTATTCAGACATCTCCAAGAGAAGCTCCTTCAAACTGAG TCTAAACTCAAGGAATCCCAGTATCAATTGGCGCCTTGGCGTTCAGATGTGAATCAATCAAATGCTGCGTCTCAGTCACCTTCTCATTCCACTGGTGTAGAATTG AACAAAAATGGACTTGAATTGGTGTCACAGCCAACGTATGCCCATGGAAATATTCCAATGGCTTCTCCTGACACGCAGACAACTGAATGGGATTTACTGAGTCATCATCAGAGGCGTATGGGTAGTGCTAGTGCAAATAATATGGAAGCAGATGATGTGGGGAGACATTCACCTCTTGCAAGCAG GAACCCTGTGGTTCATGATGCACCGGGACAGTTTGCAGGTTCCGGGGCTGATGCACATGTACATTATGGCGAAGAAACCTCTAGTAAACAAGTCAAATTCCGTGACCCTGTTAGCAACAATGAAATCGATGATCTGGATGGAGATGGACAACAAAATGAGAGAGAACCTTCTGCTAACTGGGGAATCACTCCCCTTGATGATACTAGCTCTTCTTATACACCTTACCTACCGCCTGTTCTTGAAGAAACACCTTCTTCCTTTTCAGAGG GGGAGGATCCATTGCCAGCAATTCAGGATCTGCAAATATCAGGCGAAGCATTTCCTGGACGAGAACTCAAGGCATGTGGGTACTCTATCCATGGAACAACCAGTTGTAATTTTGAG TGGGTACGGCATTTGGAAGATGGATCTGTTGAATATATTGATG GGGCAAAACAACCAAATTATCTTGTCACTGCTGATGATGTTAATACTCACCTTGCTATAGAAGTCCAGCCTCTAGATGACAGGAAGCGcaag GGAGAGCTTGTAAAGGTGTTTGCAAATGAGCACAGAAAAATAGTTTGTG ATCCTGAAATGCAGACCCATATTGAGAGAACTCTTTATAGTGGTCATATTTCGTATAGAGTATCCTTATCG TCCGGATATATTAGCATATGGGAACCAGCTACTTTAACAATTAAGCGAGACGGTTACAGTATCAAGTGCAGTGGATCCAGTGGTGTTGTAGCCAATGAGAAGTTTTCTCCAAACACAATT GTTTCAATCCCATATGCACAGCCTACAGAACTTATCGTTACCAGTTCTAATAGTGTTCAGCATCTCTTACGTGCTGAAGATCACTCAATGGATATCAGCTG TTCAAGAGACACCATTGTGATCACCTTGAGATTGTTTATCATAAGG GCTATTGAAAGAAGGAAAGGAAAGAAAAAGAGTCTATTCTTTCACAAGTGA
- the LOC126687156 gene encoding soluble starch synthase 1, chloroplastic/amyloplastic — MESLRITHRCPRFYRSVPKFLSTHQSFRHVTQLGFDYLLSERCKNVCLTLVKSDNRGAGSSAVEDGVVEGNEKKGVLFGAERDESGSVVGFNLNTHSGERKVESIGDVANGVEESVDVNGKEKAKTRLRHNLIFVTAEAAPYSKTGGLGDVCGSLPIALAARGHRVMVVTPRYIHGSPQDKNFANAVDLDCHIKVNCFEGAQEVSFFHEYREGVDWVFVDHPSYHRPGNPYGDSHGAFGDNQFRFTLLCHAACEAPLVLPLGGYTYGEKCLFLANDWHAGLVPVLLAGKYHPYGVYKDARSVLVIHNLAHQGVEPAVTFKNFGLPLEWYGALEWVFPTWARTHALDTGEAVNVLKGAIVTADRILTVSKGYAWEITTIEGGYGLQELLSSRRSVLNGITNGIDVSEWNPSTDKHIDFHYSIDDLSGKAQCKMALQKELGLPVRPDCPLIGFIGRLDYQKGIDLIRWAIPDLMEDDIQFVMLGSGDPLYEEWMRGAESAYKDKFRGWVGFNVPISHRITAGCDILLMPSRFEPCGLNQLYAMRYASVPVVHATGGLRDTVETFNPYAKEGIGEGTGWTFSPLSKESMLAAIRVAVMTYRDHRESWKHIMRRCMEKDYTWENAAIQYEQVFEWASIDPPYVTFKM; from the exons ATGGAGTCTCTGCGTATAACCCATCGTTGTCCTCGTTTTTATCGATCAGTTCCCAAGTTTTTGAGTACCCATCAGAGTTTTAGACACGTTACTCAATTGGGTTTCGATTATTTGCTCTCGGAGAGGTGTAAAAATGTGTGCTTGACTCTTGTGAAATCGGATAATAGAGGGGCGGGGTCATCTGCTGTTGAAGATGGGGTTGTGGAGGGTAATGAGAAGAAGGGTGTGTTGTTTGGTGCTGAGAGAGATGAGTCTGGTAGTGTTGTTGGGTTTAACTTGAATACTCACTCTG GTGAAAGGAAAGTGGAATCTATTGGAGATGTTGCTAATGGAGTAGAAGAATCTGTCGACGTCAACGGCAAAGAGAAAGCCAAAACCAGACTAAGGCACAATCTAATTTTTGTAACTGCTGAAGCTGCACCATATTCAAAGACTGGTGGACTAGGTGATGTTTGCGGTTCATTGCCTATAGCGTTAGCTGCCCGTGGACACCGTGTCATGGTTGTTACTCCCAGATACATTCACGGCAGTCCTCAAGATAAGAACTTTGCTAATGCTGTAGATTTAGATTGTCACATTAAGGTAAATTGCTTTGAAGGGGCACAAGAGGTTTCCTTCTTCCATGAGTACAGAGAAGGTGTTGATTGG GTTTTTGTAGACCATCCTTCATACCATCGACCTGGAAACCCATATGGTGATAGCCATGGTGCTTTTGGTGATAATCAG TTTAGGTTCACTTTACTTTGCCATGCAGCATGTGAAGCTCCATTAGTACTACCACTTGGAGGTTATACATATGGAGAGAAATGTCTCTTTCTTGCTAATGACTGGCATGCAGGCCTAGTCCCTGT ACTTTTGGCTGGGAAATATCATCCATATGGAGTTTATAAGGATGCTCGAAGTGTTCTTGTGATACATAACCTTGCACATCAG GGAGTTGAACCTGCAGTGACTTTCAAAAATTTTGGACTGCCTTTAGAGTGGTATGGAGCACTGGAATGGGTGTTTCCTACGTGGGCAAGGACTCATGCCCTGGACACAGGTGAAGCTGTAAATGTACTGAAGGGTGCAATTGTGACAGCTGATCGGATACTCACAGTTAGCAAG GGGTATGCTTGGGAAATAACAACTATTGAAGGTGGATATGGTCTGCAGGAATTGTTGAGCAGTAGGAGGAGTGTTTTGAATG GAATCACAAATGGCATTGATGTTTCTGAATGGAACCCTTCAACTGATAAACATATTGATTTTCATTACTCTATTGATGATCTCTCTGGGAAG GCTCAGTGTAAGATGGCTTTGCAGAAAGAATTAGGTCTTCCTGTTAGGCCTGATTGTCCGTTG ATTGGATTCATTGGTAGATTGGACTACCAGAAAGGCATTGACTTGATCCGGTGGGCAATTCCCGACCTGATGGAAGATGACATTCAATTC GTTATGCTAGGGTCTGGGGATCCACTGTATGAGGAGTGGATGAGAGGAGCAGAGTCAGCATACAAAGATAAATTCCGGGGTTGGGTAGGATTTAATGTCCCGATTTCCCATAGGATAACTGCAGG ATGTGACATACTATTAATGCCCTCAAGATTTGAGCCCTGCGGACTAAATCAATTATATGCTATGAGATATGCATCCGTACCGGTAGTTCATGCAACCGGAGGACTTAGG GATACAGTGGAGACTTTTAATCCATATGCTAAAGAAGGGATTGGTGAAGGCACAGG GTGGACTTTCTCTCCGTTATCAAAAGAAAGCATGTTGGCG GCTATAAGAGTTGCTGTGATGACATACAGAGATCATAGAGAATCATGGAAGCACATAATGAGGAGATGTATGGAGAAAGATTACACATGGGAAAATGCTGCAATACAATATGAGCAAGTTTTTGAATGGGCATCTATTGATCCACCTTATGTTACCTTTAAAATGTAA
- the LOC126685813 gene encoding phytolongin Phyl2.2: MISNPDLILYACIAKKSTVLTQFISSKESGIELIAQKCIEKTPSHHSYFSHTVRKTTYSFLITDPFAYFVILHENLDKSESLWFLNRVKIAFELFLESSKNNHELSYHCFQDEFYPVFQEILSIDSDLVDSLMEVPKEIRNPSMDSTGGKRSVVRPLLSKPAKLIMKKKKRPVLGCGGCVGDAKSVDNSKISENGGSVLANEEFSVSMRKNGGGYYLGGVRGGVGGGEGNKLKAKQIWRKHVWIVLILDLVICVVLFGIWLWVCRGFKCIDG; encoded by the coding sequence atgatttcaAATCCAGATCTAATCCTTTACGCTTGCATTGCAAAAAAATCCACAGTTCTCACCCAATTCATCTCTTCAAAAGAATCTGGAATTGAACTCATAGCTCAAAAATGCATAGAAAAAACCCCATCTCACCATTCTTATTTCTCCCACACCGTCCGAAAAACCACCTATTCTTTTTTAATTACCGACCCATTTGCTTATTTCGTAATTCTCCATGAAAATCTTGATAAATCCGAGTCTCTATGGTTCCTTAACCGGGTCAAGATCGCCTTCGAGTTGTTTCTTGAATCGAGTAAAAACAATCATGAGCTTAGCTATCATTGTTTTCAGGACGAGTTTTACCCTGTTTTTCAGGAGATTTTGTCGATCGATTCTGATTTGGTTGATTCTTTAATGGAAGTACCTAAAGAGATTAGAAACCCGAGTATGGATTCGACAGGTGGAAAAAGATCAGTGGTTAGACCGTTGCTTTCGAAACCCGCGAAATTGAtcatgaagaagaaaaaaagaccGGTTTTAGGGTGTGGAGGTTGCGTTGGAGATGCGAAATCGGTTGATAATAGTAAGATAAGTGAGAATGGCGGGAGTGTTTTGGCGAACGAGGAGTTTTCGGTTTCGATGCGGAAAAACGGGGGCGGGTATTATCTCGGGGGCGTCCGGGGCGGAGTTGGGGGCGGTGAGGGAAATAAGCTGAAGGCGAAGCAGATATGGAGAAAgcatgtttggattgttttgatATTGGATTTGGTTATTTGTGTGGTTTTGTTCGGGATTTGGTTGTGGGTTTGTAGAGGTTTTAAGTGCATTGATGGTTGA